Proteins from a single region of Haloterrigena alkaliphila:
- a CDS encoding metal-dependent hydrolase, whose product MMATTHVFAGLAVVAPVASAIPEFATPLAVGAIAGGLAPDFDLVLAHRRTFHFPVAGAAVAVPAVGLAVAVPTPVTTALVALAVAGWLHAASDSIGGGPEMDPWNDRSERAVYDHVRGRWIRPRRWIRYDGAPEDAALATALAVPALVAFDGPVVALVLAGVALSLGYALLRRRLVAWLPDWLE is encoded by the coding sequence ATGATGGCGACCACCCACGTCTTCGCCGGCCTCGCCGTCGTCGCGCCGGTCGCCTCCGCGATCCCCGAGTTCGCGACGCCGCTCGCCGTCGGCGCGATCGCGGGCGGGCTCGCGCCGGATTTCGACCTCGTCCTCGCCCATCGGCGCACGTTTCACTTTCCGGTCGCCGGCGCCGCAGTCGCCGTCCCCGCAGTCGGTCTCGCCGTCGCCGTCCCTACTCCGGTTACGACGGCGCTCGTAGCCCTCGCCGTCGCCGGGTGGCTCCACGCCGCCAGCGATTCGATCGGCGGCGGACCCGAGATGGACCCGTGGAACGACCGGAGCGAACGAGCCGTCTACGACCACGTTCGGGGCCGCTGGATCCGGCCGCGCCGCTGGATCCGGTACGACGGCGCGCCGGAGGACGCCGCCCTCGCGACCGCGCTCGCGGTGCCCGCGCTGGTGGCCTTCGACGGCCCGGTTGTCGCCCTCGTCCTCGCCGGCGTCGCCCTCTCGCTGGGCTACGCGCTCCTCCGGCGACGGCTGGTCGCGTGGCTCCCCGACTGGCTCGAGTGA
- a CDS encoding toxin-antitoxin system TumE family protein produces MASPTDDDLDGITTTEKYRDGTVVRVFVMRTTRDAYPSGWAYKLHYGTTEPNPPETLDDGTIRRYDNSHEDTKGHELHVAPDPEPETIEFPGMIELWNRFWSEIPKDEFDDR; encoded by the coding sequence ATGGCCTCGCCGACGGACGACGACCTAGATGGGATCACTACGACGGAGAAATACCGGGACGGAACTGTCGTTCGTGTATTCGTCATGCGAACGACTCGCGATGCGTATCCGTCGGGATGGGCCTACAAACTCCACTACGGTACGACGGAACCGAACCCACCGGAAACACTCGACGATGGGACGATTCGGCGATACGATAACTCACACGAGGATACGAAGGGGCACGAACTCCACGTCGCGCCCGATCCCGAGCCAGAAACCATCGAGTTTCCCGGCATGATCGAACTCTGGAACCGATTCTGGAGCGAGATTCCGAAAGACGAGTTCGACGACAGATGA
- a CDS encoding zinc-dependent alcohol dehydrogenase: MQALTWHGEKDIRVSEVPKPEIVEPTDVIVEITATAICGSDLHLYNDKMPGMREGDVLGHEPMGEVVEVGDEVESLEVGDRVVVPFTISCGSCWFCEEELYSLCDNSNPNAEMARKMMGQSPAGLFGFSHLLGGYAGGQAEYLRVPYADVGPIEIESDIPDEQVLFLSDVFPTGYMAAENADIEDEDTVAVWGCGPVGQFAIQSAQMMGANQVVAIDRVPERLEMASEHGDAETINYEHADVYDQLMSMTGGRGPDRCIDAVGTEAHGTGLDGVSDRVKEGAKLQDDRPYVLREAIKCCRKGGTLSVPGVYLGRANVPFGPLMNKALTVKTGQTHMQRYLDPLLGTIEEGEIDPSFIISHRVGLEDGPEMYRTFNDKADDCIKVVMEP; the protein is encoded by the coding sequence ATGCAGGCGCTCACGTGGCACGGCGAGAAGGATATTCGAGTCAGCGAGGTTCCGAAGCCCGAGATCGTCGAGCCGACAGACGTGATCGTCGAGATCACGGCCACCGCGATCTGCGGCTCCGACCTCCACCTCTACAACGACAAGATGCCCGGGATGCGCGAGGGCGACGTGCTCGGCCACGAACCCATGGGCGAGGTGGTCGAGGTCGGCGACGAGGTCGAGAGCCTCGAGGTCGGCGACCGGGTCGTCGTCCCCTTCACGATCAGCTGTGGCTCCTGCTGGTTCTGCGAGGAGGAGCTGTACTCGCTCTGTGACAACTCGAACCCCAACGCGGAGATGGCCCGCAAGATGATGGGCCAGTCGCCGGCCGGGTTATTCGGCTTCTCCCACCTGCTGGGCGGCTACGCCGGCGGACAGGCGGAGTACCTGCGGGTCCCCTACGCCGACGTCGGCCCGATCGAGATCGAGTCGGATATCCCCGACGAGCAGGTGCTGTTCCTCTCGGACGTCTTCCCGACGGGGTACATGGCCGCCGAGAACGCCGACATCGAGGACGAGGACACCGTCGCCGTCTGGGGCTGCGGCCCGGTCGGGCAGTTCGCCATCCAGAGCGCGCAGATGATGGGCGCGAACCAGGTGGTCGCCATCGACCGCGTCCCCGAACGACTCGAGATGGCCAGCGAACACGGCGACGCGGAGACGATCAACTACGAGCACGCGGACGTCTACGACCAGTTGATGTCGATGACCGGCGGTCGCGGTCCGGACCGCTGTATCGACGCGGTCGGAACCGAGGCCCACGGGACGGGTCTCGACGGCGTCTCCGACCGGGTGAAGGAGGGCGCGAAACTGCAGGACGACCGCCCGTACGTGCTTCGCGAGGCGATCAAGTGCTGCCGGAAGGGCGGCACGCTCTCCGTGCCCGGCGTCTACCTCGGCCGCGCGAACGTCCCCTTCGGCCCGCTGATGAACAAGGCCCTGACGGTCAAGACGGGACAGACCCACATGCAGCGCTACCTCGATCCGCTGCTGGGAACGATCGAGGAGGGCGAGATAGACCCCTCCTTCATCATCTCCCACCGGGTCGGCCTCGAGGACGGCCCCGAGATGTACCGGACGTTCAACGACAAGGCGGACGACTGCATCAAGGTCGTGATGGAACCGTAA
- a CDS encoding DCC1-like thiol-disulfide oxidoreductase family protein: MLEPTLVYDDDCGFCTWWADYVDERTDLRIVGFSDLPEYPEIRKRLPEYYEECSHLVTEERVYSCGASLEEALRRYDRGGPLSETVGFLRNFEDYARIREWGYRQVADNRDTWGKLLSKTPPVRQESETDDER, encoded by the coding sequence ATGCTCGAGCCGACCCTGGTCTACGACGACGACTGCGGCTTCTGTACGTGGTGGGCCGACTACGTCGACGAGCGGACGGACCTCCGCATCGTGGGCTTCAGCGACCTGCCGGAGTACCCCGAGATCCGGAAGCGCCTCCCCGAGTACTACGAGGAGTGTTCGCACCTCGTGACCGAGGAGCGCGTCTACTCCTGTGGCGCGTCGCTCGAGGAGGCGCTGCGCCGCTACGACCGCGGCGGCCCGCTCAGCGAGACCGTCGGGTTCCTCCGGAACTTCGAGGACTACGCGCGGATCCGCGAGTGGGGCTACCGCCAGGTGGCCGACAATCGGGATACGTGGGGCAAGCTGCTGTCGAAGACGCCGCCGGTGCGACAGGAGTCGGAAACGGACGACGAGCGGTGA
- the gnd gene encoding phosphogluconate dehydrogenase (NAD(+)-dependent, decarboxylating), producing MQLGVIGLGRMGQIVVDRALEAGHDVVAFDLDAEAVATAADGGAEPADSVADLADRLGDEKRIWLMVPAGEAVDATLEELESHLDSDDVVVDGGNSYFEDSVRRAEACPAAYLDCGTSGGPAGAELGFSLMVGGPAWAYEELTPVFDAVATGPDGHERMGPAGAGHYVKMIHNGVEYALMQAYGEGFELLHEGRYDLDLESVASVWNNGAVIRSWLLELCEEAFREEGPDLGTVADRVEGGSTGTWTVQEALEQEVPLPLIYTALAERFGSRADDGRFSRRLANRLRYGFGRHEVPRRD from the coding sequence ATGCAACTGGGCGTAATCGGACTCGGACGCATGGGACAGATCGTCGTCGACCGGGCGCTCGAGGCGGGCCACGACGTCGTCGCCTTCGACCTCGACGCGGAAGCCGTCGCGACGGCCGCCGACGGCGGCGCCGAACCGGCCGACTCGGTCGCCGACCTCGCGGACCGGCTCGGCGACGAGAAGCGCATCTGGCTGATGGTCCCCGCCGGCGAGGCGGTCGACGCGACGCTCGAGGAACTCGAGAGCCACCTCGATTCGGACGACGTCGTCGTCGACGGCGGCAACTCCTACTTCGAGGACTCCGTTCGCCGGGCGGAGGCATGCCCCGCGGCGTATCTGGACTGTGGGACCTCCGGCGGCCCCGCGGGCGCCGAGCTCGGGTTCTCGCTGATGGTCGGCGGGCCCGCGTGGGCCTACGAGGAACTGACGCCCGTCTTCGACGCCGTCGCGACCGGTCCCGACGGCCACGAACGGATGGGGCCCGCCGGCGCGGGCCACTACGTGAAGATGATCCACAACGGCGTCGAGTACGCGCTGATGCAGGCCTACGGCGAGGGCTTCGAGTTGCTCCACGAGGGCCGGTACGATCTGGACCTCGAGTCGGTCGCGTCCGTCTGGAACAACGGCGCCGTCATCCGGTCGTGGCTCCTCGAACTCTGCGAGGAGGCGTTCCGCGAGGAGGGGCCGGACCTGGGGACCGTCGCGGACCGCGTCGAGGGCGGCTCGACCGGCACGTGGACCGTTCAGGAGGCCCTCGAGCAGGAGGTGCCGCTGCCGCTCATCTACACCGCGCTGGCCGAACGATTCGGGTCGCGGGCCGACGACGGTCGGTTCTCGCGACGACTGGCCAACCGACTTCGGTACGGGTTCGGTCGGCACGAGGTCCCGCGGCGGGACTGA
- a CDS encoding HalOD1 output domain-containing protein, translated as MNSQHSTTVAAADEEPAMAVIDLVADATGIDPLELDPLYNAIDPEVIDSLCTSSPGFSSLEFEYAGHTIVVERSGQEIEISLEPVTIGADQSLGVTDNDPSL; from the coding sequence ATGAACTCTCAGCATTCGACGACCGTGGCGGCTGCCGACGAGGAACCAGCGATGGCGGTAATCGACCTCGTCGCGGACGCCACCGGCATCGATCCCCTCGAACTCGACCCCCTCTACAACGCGATCGATCCCGAAGTGATCGATTCGCTCTGTACCTCGAGTCCCGGATTTTCGTCGCTCGAGTTCGAGTACGCCGGCCACACGATCGTCGTCGAACGCTCCGGCCAGGAAATCGAGATTTCGCTCGAACCCGTGACGATCGGCGCGGATCAGTCGCTGGGCGTCACGGACAACGACCCGTCCCTCTGA
- a CDS encoding lipase maturation factor family protein, whose product MFHGEEFWLVRFLFQRGLALLFLLAFLVAAFQFRPLAGEDGLLPLEWYAEGAEFRERPSLFYFYPSDRVIGITAWTGVALSALALVALPYWLPEPYPTPVSMALWSAMWLCYQSFVNAGQTFYGYGWESMLLETGFLAIFLGAGEVAPPFVILLLLQWVLFRNMFGAGLIKLRGDDCWRDLTCMDYHYETQPIPNPVSWYVHHRSDRFHRLETFGNHVVELAVPFLYFASQPVSSLAGAVTIGFMGWLMLTGNFAWLNALTIVLAIATFSDGVLEAAFPVSALEAALPVAAPEPVATPPYLEGAAILVAIVAVAMSIRPIENMLSESQTMNTAYDPLHLVNTYGAFGSITRDRYEIVIEGTTDETITDDTKWQTYRFTGKPTDLERRPPQIAPYHLRLDWQLWFAAMAPSPRRSPWFTRLLAKLLEEDEQTRTLLAEDPFEGREASPTHVRAIRYRYRYTTPEERAETGRWWERERVGTYVAPTSLEDLRLRGPGL is encoded by the coding sequence ATGTTCCACGGCGAGGAGTTCTGGCTCGTTCGCTTCCTCTTCCAGCGGGGGCTCGCGCTGCTGTTCCTGCTGGCCTTCCTCGTCGCGGCTTTTCAGTTCCGGCCGCTAGCCGGCGAAGACGGCCTGTTGCCCCTCGAGTGGTACGCCGAGGGTGCCGAGTTCCGCGAGCGGCCGAGTCTCTTTTACTTCTATCCGAGCGACCGCGTCATCGGTATCACGGCGTGGACCGGCGTCGCGCTCTCGGCGCTGGCGCTGGTGGCCCTACCGTACTGGCTGCCGGAGCCGTACCCGACGCCCGTCTCGATGGCGCTGTGGTCGGCGATGTGGCTGTGCTACCAGTCGTTCGTCAACGCCGGACAAACCTTCTACGGCTACGGCTGGGAGTCGATGCTGCTCGAGACCGGCTTCCTCGCGATCTTCCTCGGTGCCGGCGAGGTCGCCCCGCCGTTCGTGATCCTCCTGCTCCTGCAGTGGGTCCTCTTCCGCAACATGTTCGGCGCGGGGCTGATCAAACTCCGCGGGGACGACTGCTGGCGCGACCTCACGTGTATGGACTACCACTACGAGACGCAGCCCATTCCGAACCCGGTTAGCTGGTACGTCCACCACCGATCGGATCGCTTCCACCGCCTCGAGACGTTCGGCAATCACGTCGTCGAACTCGCGGTTCCGTTTCTCTACTTCGCTTCCCAGCCCGTCTCGTCGCTGGCCGGCGCCGTCACGATCGGTTTCATGGGCTGGCTCATGCTCACCGGCAACTTCGCGTGGCTGAACGCCCTGACGATCGTCCTCGCGATCGCGACGTTCAGCGACGGCGTGCTCGAGGCCGCGTTCCCCGTCTCCGCTCTCGAGGCCGCGCTGCCCGTCGCGGCGCCCGAACCCGTCGCGACGCCGCCGTACCTCGAGGGCGCGGCGATCCTGGTCGCGATCGTCGCGGTCGCGATGAGCATCCGCCCGATCGAGAACATGCTCTCGGAGAGCCAGACGATGAACACCGCCTACGATCCGCTCCACCTCGTGAACACCTACGGCGCGTTCGGCTCGATCACGCGGGATCGCTACGAGATCGTGATCGAGGGGACGACGGACGAGACGATTACCGATGACACGAAGTGGCAGACGTACCGATTCACGGGGAAGCCGACCGACCTCGAGCGCCGACCGCCCCAGATCGCGCCCTACCACCTCCGGCTGGACTGGCAGCTCTGGTTCGCCGCCATGGCGCCGTCGCCGCGTCGCAGCCCGTGGTTCACCCGGCTGTTAGCGAAACTGCTCGAGGAGGACGAGCAAACGCGGACGCTGCTGGCCGAGGATCCGTTCGAAGGGCGCGAGGCGTCCCCGACGCACGTCCGCGCGATTCGGTACCGCTACCGGTACACGACGCCCGAGGAGCGCGCCGAGACCGGCCGGTGGTGGGAGCGCGAGCGCGTCGGAACCTACGTCGCGCCGACGTCGCTCGAGGACCTCCGGCTCCGCGGGCCGGGGCTGTGA
- a CDS encoding copper resistance protein CopD: MVDVFLAQTVHLIFAGIWAGSVFYVAFVVLPLARDGAFNTTKPLEAISGKLTTISRVSALLLLLSGGHLAGSRYTADGLFGTTDGHLVLGMVALWAILAALVEIGAKRLEAGLNGKKLREPAGDALPLYRAAAVVAVALLVVGGALTSNAAALL; this comes from the coding sequence ATGGTTGATGTGTTCCTCGCCCAGACAGTTCACCTGATCTTCGCCGGAATCTGGGCCGGCAGCGTCTTCTACGTCGCGTTCGTCGTGTTACCGCTCGCTCGAGACGGGGCGTTCAACACGACGAAACCGCTCGAGGCTATCTCCGGAAAACTGACGACCATCTCGCGGGTGAGTGCGCTCCTCTTGTTGCTCTCGGGCGGCCACCTCGCCGGATCGCGATACACCGCCGACGGGCTCTTCGGGACGACCGACGGCCACCTGGTGCTCGGGATGGTCGCCCTCTGGGCGATCCTGGCCGCTCTCGTCGAAATCGGCGCGAAGCGACTCGAGGCGGGACTCAACGGGAAGAAACTGCGCGAACCGGCTGGCGACGCCCTGCCACTGTATCGGGCGGCGGCGGTCGTCGCCGTCGCCTTGCTCGTCGTCGGCGGCGCGCTCACGTCGAACGCGGCCGCGCTCCTCTGA
- a CDS encoding HNH endonuclease codes for MGEHKRNIAVRFFGGAGNYTDVLEDMCGYVLTEGPSEEALFEWIKANTRATSDDGIGNRLRFLGAIGLLEIDADRVRLTERGIQWLSETDPEILFDALTENVSGFETILESLLEGPKTDAELGAAIAADHSEFDWSDSAGPAQHRGWVQSLGYVERTDGTNALTDSGRRLARRVASGLPALERGDYYTQSELEAAFDTSFGSYIKGINPRTDDDGDLAYVIVKAREDGPYGDDLAGDEFTYIGEGVPAKGDQQLTPANAALVDHAEGAVAPVYFFYQPADEDRLRYDGLVDVVDAEYVADPDGERMVYRFTVAHLEVEDPAEFEALADSVSDDSSSDAGEDDEPDLTADEEEFTVTQRRVRSSAFAKRVKAAYDKRCAICGTSRESPAGTVDIEAAHVYPKRENGRDHVRNGLALCRLHHWAFDAGWLAVTDDYRVLVADRPDLEGYEEFVRLEGEELTVPADEEKRPHATFLAAHREMHGFESP; via the coding sequence ATGGGTGAGCACAAACGCAACATCGCGGTCCGCTTCTTCGGCGGGGCGGGGAACTATACGGACGTCCTCGAGGACATGTGCGGCTACGTCCTCACCGAGGGCCCGAGCGAGGAAGCCCTCTTCGAGTGGATCAAAGCGAACACGCGGGCGACGAGCGACGACGGGATCGGAAATCGGCTGCGGTTTCTCGGAGCGATCGGACTGCTCGAAATCGACGCGGACCGAGTCCGACTGACCGAACGCGGCATTCAGTGGCTTTCGGAGACCGACCCGGAGATCCTGTTCGACGCACTCACCGAGAACGTCTCCGGCTTCGAGACGATCCTCGAGTCGCTGCTCGAAGGGCCGAAGACGGACGCCGAACTGGGAGCGGCGATCGCAGCCGACCATTCGGAATTCGACTGGTCCGATTCCGCCGGACCCGCACAGCATCGCGGCTGGGTACAGAGTCTCGGCTACGTCGAGCGAACGGACGGCACGAACGCGCTCACCGACAGCGGGCGACGGCTGGCTCGTCGCGTCGCGTCGGGGCTGCCCGCGCTCGAGCGCGGCGACTACTACACGCAGTCGGAACTCGAGGCGGCGTTCGACACGAGTTTCGGCTCGTACATCAAGGGGATCAATCCCCGAACGGACGACGACGGCGACCTCGCGTACGTCATCGTGAAGGCCCGCGAGGACGGCCCCTACGGCGACGATCTCGCGGGCGATGAGTTCACGTACATCGGCGAGGGCGTCCCCGCGAAGGGCGACCAGCAGTTGACGCCGGCGAACGCAGCGCTGGTCGACCACGCCGAGGGTGCAGTCGCGCCGGTGTACTTCTTCTACCAGCCGGCGGACGAGGATCGACTCCGGTACGACGGGCTGGTCGACGTCGTCGACGCCGAGTACGTCGCCGATCCTGACGGCGAGCGGATGGTCTACCGGTTCACGGTGGCGCACCTCGAGGTCGAGGACCCCGCCGAGTTCGAGGCGCTCGCGGACTCAGTTTCCGACGATAGCAGTTCGGACGCCGGCGAGGACGACGAACCGGATCTCACCGCCGACGAGGAGGAATTCACCGTGACACAGCGCCGCGTTCGCTCGAGCGCCTTCGCGAAGCGGGTCAAAGCCGCCTACGACAAACGCTGTGCGATCTGCGGGACGTCCCGCGAGTCGCCCGCCGGCACGGTGGATATCGAGGCCGCCCACGTCTACCCGAAACGGGAGAACGGCCGCGATCACGTCCGCAACGGACTCGCCCTCTGTCGGCTCCACCACTGGGCCTTCGACGCCGGCTGGCTCGCGGTGACCGACGACTACCGCGTACTGGTCGCCGACCGGCCCGACCTCGAGGGGTACGAGGAGTTCGTCCGACTCGAGGGCGAGGAGTTGACGGTGCCGGCGGACGAGGAAAAGCGACCGCATGCGACGTTTCTGGCCGCTCACCGGGAGATGCACGGGTTCGAATCGCCGTAG